In Hyperolius riggenbachi isolate aHypRig1 chromosome 10, aHypRig1.pri, whole genome shotgun sequence, a genomic segment contains:
- the LOC137534163 gene encoding uncharacterized protein: MAVDIFSDSQFTREFIDLYRAHPALWKTKTKCYSDRRLKAKAHDELVQLCKTVLPEADVQFVKNKIQNLRTVFKKELNKIERSKRSGAAAEEVYKPRLWYYDLLAFTIPHLKGREAICSLSSEPTDLSINSEMATGDKDPNLEEEETSVAGPSQESTKRRFALKKTRKRRNVLEDKCEEAIQQAVMLINKKDDSCDAFGNLVATKLREFPEDLRAHTQSAIMALLTRTNIPAPQIPNATLASEKDQPQPTFTHPQHMHQPTLAPTQHMHYPTTLPPTQHMHHNVMSQYSHNYHTQQYEPHFYPPDKILDHPQTHVQHPLYQKQLETVWPTQPNYADL, from the exons ATGGCAGTGGATATCTTTTCAGATTCTCAATTTACACGTGAATTTATAGACCTCTATAGAGCACACCCTGCCCTTTGGAAGACAAAAACTAAATGTTACTCGGATAGGCGTCTAAAGGCAAAAGCACATGATGAACTCGTGCAGTTATGTAAAACGGTCCTCCCAGAGGCTGATGTCCAGTTTGTAAAAAATAAGATTCAAAACTTAAGAACCGTGTTTAAAAAAGAATTAAACAAAATTGAACGATCAAAAAGATCAGGGGCTGCAGCTGAAGAGGTTTATAAGCCACGACTATGGTATTACGACTTACTTGCCTTCACCATTCCACATTTAAAAGGTCGTGAGGCTATATGCAGTTTATCAAGTGAACCCACTGACTTGAGTATCAACAGCGAGATGGCTACTGGTGACAAGGATCCTAACCTAGAAGAAGAAGAG ACATCTGTCGCTGGTCCCTCCCAGGAGAGCACTAAACGCAGATTTGCCCTGAAAAAAACTCGCAAAAGAAGAAATGTTCTTGAAGACAAATGTGAGGAAGCTATTCAGCAGGCTGTTATGCTAATCAACAAAAAAGATGACTCCTGTGATGCGTTTGGGAATTTAGTGGCAACTAAATTAAGAGAATTTCCGGAAGATTTGAGGGCACACACACAAAGTGCAATCATGGCTCTTTTGACTCGCACAAATATTCCAGCACCACAAATCCCTAATGCTACATTAGCATCTGAAAAAGACCAACCTCAGCCTACATTCACACATCCACAACACATGCATCAACCTACATTAGCACCGACACAACACATGCATTATCCTACTAccttaccaccaacacaacacatgcATCATAACGTCATGAGTCAGTATAGTCACAACTATCACACACAACAGTATGAGCCCCATTTCTACCCTCCTGATAAAATACTTGACCATCCACAAACACATGTGCAACATCCACTATATCAAAAACAATTGGAAACTGTGTGGCCAACTCAACCCAATTATGCGGATCTGTGA